The following are encoded together in the Lepidochelys kempii isolate rLepKem1 chromosome 7, rLepKem1.hap2, whole genome shotgun sequence genome:
- the LOC140914178 gene encoding histone H2A type 2-B yields MSGRGKSGGKARAKAKSRSSRAGLQFPVGRVHRLLRKGNYAERVGAGAPVYLAAVLEYLSAEILELAGNAARDNKKTRIIPRHLQLAIRNDEELNKLLGGVTIAQGGVLPNIQAVLLPKKTQSSKK; encoded by the coding sequence ATGTCCGGCCGAGGGAAATCCGGCGGCAAAGCGCGAGCCAAGGCCAAGTCGCGCTCCTCCCGGGCCGGCCTGCAGTTCCCGGTGGGCCGCGTGCACCGGCTCCTGAGGAAGGGCAACTACGCGGAGCGGGTCGGGGCCGGGGCACCCGTCTACTTGGCCGCCGTGCTCGAGTACCTGTCGGCCGAAATCCTGGAGCTGGCCGGCAACGCCGCCCGGGACAACAAGAAGACCCGGATCATCCCCCGGCACCTGCAGCTCGCCATCCGCAACGACGAGGAGCTCAACAAGCTGCTGGGCGGGGTGACCATCGCCCAGGGCGGCGTCTTGCCCAACATCCAGGCCGTGCTGCTGCCCAAGAAGACCCAGAGCTCCAAGAAATGA